Below is a genomic region from Zea mays cultivar B73 chromosome 9, Zm-B73-REFERENCE-NAM-5.0, whole genome shotgun sequence.
GCGTTTTTATAATTTCTAAATTTCTCTCACTAGATCTAGCTAAGTACATGCTTTTGTTTTGCTTCTCTAGTCAGCGTTAGTGAGGATGAGGCTCTATTCGAGCTGAGCATAAGTGGTTCGGTGATTGATGATGGCCTGATCAACAAGGTATATTCTATTGGTCGCCTCTGTATTCCTTATCATATTGCCAGTTTTGGGTATGAACATCAAATATGCTCAGTAGCCATGTCATCGTTTAGCTCTCCTTGCTGATTGTAAGACTGGAAACTGAAACTGGTTCCTACAAGTTGTATTTTTAATCTCTTCGAATACTGAAATTATGCTGTCGGTCGCAATCTCCATCGCCGTCCCCAACCCTACTGCTCCATCCCGCGGTCGCGTGCGCCTTCCGCTACGCGGGGTCCCCGCTGCTCCACGCCGCACCGTCGCCTCTTTGGCAGTGTCCACCCCCAGGTCCGGCGTCGCCTCCTCGTTTCTCGAGCGCCGCGAGTCGGAGCGCGCTCTCCACTTTGTCAAATACCAGGGCCTCGGCAACGACTTCATAATGGTGCGACTGTTTCCATTTCCCAACTCTCTTCAACTATTCCGCGTCGTGCAGTGTTCATTTGGGTGGTGACCCCACGTCGAGAATTTGTGCAATTCGTGATGTTCTGATTTTTGAAAGCTCTGCTACTGAAGACACTTAAGttttgtttgcttgttcatgtttcgATTCGTAGGTGGACAACAGGGATTCATTGGTGCCGAAGGTGACGCCCGAGGAGGCCGCGAAGCTGTGCGACCAAAACTTCGGCATTGGCGCCGACGGTGTTATCTTCGTCAT
It encodes:
- the LOC111590164 gene encoding diaminopimelate epimerase, chloroplastic is translated as MGCFHSTAKRQHPSYEDPVHLASQTAFVFLISSNTEIMLSVAISIAVPNPTAPSRGRVRLPLRGVPAAPRRTVASLAVSTPRSGVASSFLERRESERALHFVKYQGLGNDFIMVDNRDSLVPKVTPEEAAKLCDQNFGIGADGVIFVMPGVNGADYTMRIFNSDGSEPKMCGNGVRCFARFIAEIENLQGTNR